In the genome of Ovis canadensis isolate MfBH-ARS-UI-01 breed Bighorn chromosome 21, ARS-UI_OviCan_v2, whole genome shotgun sequence, the window GGAcctttccctgcactggaagcctcCACACCTAGCTTTTGTTTTGTCACTGCTGTGTTCAGATTGATTGGACAGATCTTTGTGCcacacaggaatttttttttttttaagaaaaatctatagGTGAAAAATTACTAATGAAACTGTGTGCATATATGTCCGTGCAACATAAAAGTACAGTAGCACTTAAGGAGCTTGAATCTTGGTTCCTGTAAAATGCAAATTGATGTggtattaataaaaaagaaaaaagaacagtgtGTGCTGTCATTCTGCTAACTTTATTCTTTATACACAGTTTGGGTAAAGTAAGAACCAAACAAGGCTTCCACTGGCCCCCATCCCCACTCCACTTTTGAGGCTTTAAAAAGTGACTAATACTTGATACTAGTAATGCTTTCCAAGATTGCAGAATTTCCATAGTAGAACAAAGCTGTGCATTTGGTTTCTGAAAGAAGATAAGAGACCCTCTTAAGAGGTGACCATAGGAGAAAGATGATGAGTGGAAGGGGCCAGGGGGGTCTGTTGTCCCAGTTCACACCAACCTAAGAGGGTTCCCCCACCTGCAACATGAAGCAGCCTGTAACTCCCACACAGTCACAATGTACTTAAAATGAGACTCAGTCACCATGGAAAATGGAAACTTTTCCATCAGGTCTTTGCTCTTTCCCAAAACTAAGGCTGCCATGACCcttaagctgattttttttttattcaacataCCTCTTAGAAAACTTaggctgaaatttttaaaaagtaactgatGCAAACAACTTCACAAATACGCATACAAATGTTCAAATAATGTCACTAACatggtatataaatatgtattcagAGTAACATTTACATATTGGCCATAATAGCAAGCATACCATTaacaaaaaaaattcatgaagaaACTTCACCTGTTCAGACTCCCAAGGCAAGGAGGAGGCACCTAGAGATGAGAACCACCTCATCTCCTGACTTAAGAGGCTGCAAAGTAGTGATGGCTACAGTGCCACTGCATAGTTCACTGGTGCTCAGAACTTCAGCGTGCCTCGTGACCACTGGAGGGCTTAGCAAAACAGATTCCTAGGCTCCACGCCAGTTTCTGATCCATAAGGTGCCACccaataatttgcatttctactaACTTCCTAATTTCTGTTGGCTACACTTTTGAGAACCAGTGCAGTGCTTGGGGCTGCTTCTCAATGAAGACATCCACTGCTGCCCTCCTAAGGCCTCTCCCTGCCTATCGAGAGCAAAAACCATTCTCACCCTGCTCTCCACCCTGGCTTACCTGAACTTCGGCAGAGGGTGTGGATGACTATGATAGTTGCCCCAGTCTGCCTGTTTTTGATTAGAGTAGCAAAAGTGGCAGAGCAGTCCTTCTGGATCTGAAAACAACAcgcatgaaggaaaataaaagaatggcaGTACCCAACCTGGGGCCATCCATAATCCCTGCTCTCTTTTAATACTGTCTCAAAAAACTTGGAGGTTCAAACATGCTAGGAATTCACTTTTCAGATGAGTGACAGCCCATGCAATATTTCCTGAACCCCTGGTGGCATCAACAAAGCAATGCCAGAGCCTTTGCTCAGCAGGGAGGCCTTGGGCTAGGTGGCAGTCAGCCCTACTTCTGCAGTTATGGTCAGGAAAGCTGCTGCTGGCACCCTCCAGCTGAAGCCAATGGTGGCAGAACTGCCCTGTTGAATACTTGTTCCAGGAGTGTGCTGCTCTTTGCCACTCCCAGGAGCCCACAATTGCACTGGGAGGGCCTGCAGAGCCCAGCTGCACACGCCATCCTTCGGCAGGCCTAACCGTAAAAGAAATTTAACTTACCGGAGATGGGGAGGCCATGTGGTGTAGTGCAAAGAACACTGAACTGGGAGTTGAGGTTTTTATTCTAGTCCTAGTACTGCTCCTACCTGGTGTGTGATGCTTTCAGTTCCTGGACTCCATCTTACCTAACTGTgaaaggggtgggggcaggtacTGGTTGATCTCCAAGGTCTTTCCAGCTCAGACAATCTTGAGTTATATAAAAAATGCTATAAAATCCGTGGTATAAAATTCAATTCCCAATCAGAAGTCAAGGGGACTGGGCCTGAGGCACTTGAACCTTGGGCTCTGGCCTGGGAGCACTGAGATAAAGgctttcctctctgctctctgcttTCCCATCCACAGAGGTGGCTGCCAGGGCCGCTACCCCTCCAGACCCAGCCCAGAAGTCCCCACCCGCTGATCTCCCCACTCAGCCTTGAAGACCAAAGGAACCGGCCGGGCTATGTGAAGAGCACCAGTGGGTTACTAGAGACTCCTCGGAGGAACCTGATGAGGCACACATTAGTCTATGATGTTTGGGGTCCTCCCGTCCGCGCCTCCTCTCTCCTACCTTTAGGTCCTTCCTCCACCACCTCACAGCTTATCTCTGATACACGCATAATAAATAAGACATTTGCACATAAGGGTGACGGACAGCTCTcttcccgcccctccccctctcaTATAAAAGCATTAAATacagtttcaaaataaaatacaaagagcaAAATGGGCCTGATCCCGGGGCCACCTGTTCTCCACAGGAGAATGGACACATCCCTCTCGGACCTGCCTGGGAGATCGCGGGGCCCGTTCCCGGCCCCTCGCGGCCTGGCTCTGCCGcggagaggagagaaaggaaggccGAGGCCCGGCCCCAGGCCGAGGGCTGCGAATGGGTGGCACGTCCATGGTGTACAAAAGGgcgagggggcagggaggggacggGAACAGAACGCCAACTGCCGGGACCTCCAGTGTCCCGGACTCGGACTGAAGGCGCTTGAAGCAGGCGCGCCTGACTGAGCTTAGGGGTAAAGGGAGACCTTCGGAGCAGGCGAGCAAAGGAAGAAAGTGCTAATCCCTTTACAAGATCGCGGCGCCGGCGGGCGTGGCAGGGGCCCGTGGCAGGGAAGGAGGGCGGGGCGGTCCGCACAGAGCCCGCCCCGTGGGCGGGGCTCGGGGCtggccccgcccgcccgcccgcgggCCGGCTGGCTCCCAGgccccactgcccctcccccgAGGAAGGCCCTCGTCCGCAGTCCAGGCCACGGAGCAGCCGCGACGGCCAGTAACGAACGGCTGGGGGCCGGCCCCGACCCCCGAGAGCCGTGCCTGCCGGCGTGCCTCTGTGAAACCTGGGCGCCCCCCCAGCCAAAGAAAAGGGACCGGCGCGTCCCTTCTGCACCCCCTCCGCTACACCTACTTGGGACCCTAATACTGACGGCGCCCCGCCCGCCCAAGCCTGGCCTGGCGGGGTGCGACCGGGGGCCGAAAATTCTCCGTGCACAGACTGAGGCTTCCCAGGAACTCGCCGCCTTGAGCGAGGAGGAGAGCGCGCTTCCCGCGGCGACTGCACTAGCTTGAACCCACCACCTCACCCCAGTCCCGAGTCTCCGCCCTGCCCGGCCAGCGGGGGTGGGCAGCAGCCAGGGCCGCGGGGAACCGGGGGAGCAGGCTCGGCACCGCCGCCCTCCCCCTTGAGTGATCTACGCCCGACACACGGCGCCCGCCTTGAGGTCCGCGCCGCCGTCGCGCGGCGCCGCCGGGGCGGGCGGCCCGAAGCCCTCGTGACCGTAGCAGCGCAGCGCCGCCTCCTCGTAGGCCTCCAGGATGGTCTGGCGTTCCTCGGGCGTGAAGTCCATGGAGAAGGGGTGCACTTGCAGGATGTGCCGCTTGATGGTGCTGACCTTGAGCGTGGCCAGCGCGCCCCCGCACACCATGCACACCAGGCCGCGCCGGCTGCCGTCGTAGTCCATCAGGTACTCGCCCCGCCAGCGCGGCTGGTAGTTCCGCCGCTGCTCTCGGCtgcggggcgggggaggtgggggcggcggcggcggcggcggcggagggaAGGCGAGCGCCCCGGGATCCGGGCCGTCCTCGTCGTCCTCCTCTTCCTCCGCCTGCCGCTCCGACGGTTCCCCGGGGGAGAGCGGGACGTCGCCTAGGACGGAACAAAGGACCACGCTGGAGCGTCCCGGCCTCGTGACCCTCCCACCCGTGCCCTCTCGTGCTGCCAGCCTCCCGTCTCCCCTTCGAACTTCCACTGTGCCCACCCGCCTTCTACCCCtagcccctctccctctccacctgCTCTGACCCAGCTCACCCCaccactcctcctcctcctcctcctctggctgctcctcctctgccccttccccctcctcGGAGGCTGCGGCTGTGCTGGGGGCGGCGGGGTCCCCGGGCGATTCCGGGCAGGGCAGCCCCAGGGCCAGCAGGTGGGCGGCCTTCTCGCTCCACTCCTGGGCGATGAGGGCCCCGACTGGCCCGCCGAGGCGCGCCGAGCCCGGGTGCCGCCGGCGGATGTGCCGCTTGATGGTGCTCATCTTGAGCGAGGCCAGCGCGCCCCCGCACGCCAAGCACACCAGGCCGCGCCGGCCGCCGTCCAGCTCCAGGAGGTACTCCAGCCGCCAGCGCTCCGGGCAGTGGCGGCGGGGGTCGCGGCCCCGCGCAGATCGGCCGGGGGCCCCCACCCTCTCGCCCTCCGGCTCCTCCTCCCCTGCCGGCCCGGGCACCCTCTCAGGGACCCAGCCAGCCTCTTCCTTTACGTCTGGGGGGCTGAGATCCTGAGAGGACTGGGCTCCAGCAGCGGGGGCCGGGTCCCGGCTCTTGCTGGTCAGGTCCTGGGGGACGAGGTCATCGTCTGTtggggaaggggtgagggagaggggCTCAGCTTGCTGGCTGGGTTGCCCTTACCCACGAAGAGGGGGTCCCTTGCTTCTCATCCCAGCCCTAAGCTAGAAGCCCCACCAGAATCTGTGTGCGTGTCTATGGGGGCGGCGTGAGGGGGGGGGTGTGTCTATGGTGGGGGAGTAGAGATGAGTCCCCCCCAAccagagcctgtgtgtgtgtgtgtgtttgtgtctgggaGGTGTGGGTGTCTATGTAGGGGGAGGGGCACGTGTATCTATGTGGAGTCAGGGAGAGATGAGTCCCTCCCAGTTTTGGCCACAGACCTCACTTTGCAGCCCTTATATGAAGGGGTCCTGGCCATGGGAGGGGCCTCGCACCTGGTGGGGACTGGGTGAGCTCAGACAGCGCCTCCGGCTGGCCACCCCAGGCCTGCAGCGGGGCGCTACGCTGGGGGTCCCTGCGCTGGGGGCCACGGAGCCCCAGGCAGCTGGGGTGCACCTCCAGCACGTGGGCACGGATGTCATCCAGCTGCAAGCTGGGCAGTGCCCGGCCACAGGCCATGCACACCAGCCGGTTTCCCCGCGGGTCATAGTCCATGAGACACTCTGCCCGGAACCAGTTCTGCAGGGACTCCTTCAGCCTCCGCTCCAGCCGCCGGGCACCCAGCCCCCTGCTGCCCCCAGCCCTCCGGGAGGCAGAGAGGCACCCACGCCGAGCCCGGGGTGCCCCTGGGCCCCCTCGCCTCTGGCGCCGGCTGCCCCCACCAGCTGGGGCTTTGCCTGAAAGggttggagggagggaagggactgAGATGCTGGCCCTCCGGGAGAGCCCCCCCACCACAGCCAGGACCTCCAGCCACAGGCCTCTCCCTCACTCTGACTCTGAGCCCTGTGCCTAACctttgcccttcccttcctctcccctcaatTCTTAACTCCTTCATTTGCTAATCCGCCTGCACACAAACCCTCAGCCTGACCCAACTGCCCCCCAGGTCCAGATTCTCCAGTTCCCCCCAAGTCCAGATTCTAGCCCCTTCCCTAAACTTCACTGTCATACCTTTCCAATACCCTCTGCTCCCAGGCCTCTCTCCAGCCTCCACTCCCTGGATCCTTCTAAAACTACAGAATGTCAAAACTGTCTATGATACTGGAGATCTTGTCCCACAGTCCCTCACCCACTGCTGTCCAATAAGCAGAGCTCACCCCAAAAAGGAGCAGTAGCTTGCTCCAGGAAACCAGCTAGTTGGCTAGGAAGCCCGGGCTGGCCCCACCTGGCCCCATCCACCATCAAGGCCCCAGCTTCCCCAAGTCGGACATTACCTGGGCCCTTGGGCAGGCTAGCCTGGAGGccagccccttcctcctcctcctcctcctcgtcgtcctcctcctcctcaggcccctgggcccccagcccctCGGCCTCTCCACAGGCCCCCAGCCCCAAGTGGGCATCCCAGCTGTTGCTGATGACTTCCTTCTCCCGGGGACTCCAGTGCAGGGAGTAAGGGTGCTTTTGACGGATGTGTCGCTTGATGGTGCTGAGCTTGAGGGTGGCCAGGGAGCTGCCGCACACCATGCACACCATGCCGTGCCGGGCAGGGTTGAAGTCCATCAGGTACTCCAGCCGCCAGTGGTCATGGTAGTAGCGACGATGGTCACGGCCAGGAATGCGGCTTTTTCCAGGCCTTGAGGCCCGGGCCTCACAGTGGTCTGAGTATTTCCTGCCTGAAGATGCTGGTCCcctggccctggaggagggcaggggggcACTCCCCCAGGACCCTAAGGCACCCCCTTCCAGCTGAAGATCTTGCCCTGAAGAGGAGGGGGGGAAAGGGAGACAGTTTCTCAATCTCTAAGATTTCCAGGGAAAGAACCTAGGGCTTCCATTTTGCAAGAGAATGGAGGTGGGCGAGAGGTCTGTTCAGGGGCAGGAAAGGGACTGCAAGAGCAGTCAAAGGGAGGTGGCAGAGCAGGGAGTCAAAACATTGGTCCTTTACAAAGAGTGAGACCCCTTTAAGAGAGGATCAGGAACAAAAGAATTCAGGGCACAgctctaatttttttcaaaaaacaaacgTGAAGGCCAAGGAGGCAGCAGGTTCGGCAAGGCACCCCTTCTGGATGAGCACTGTCCGGGTAAAGCCAGGGCAGCAGCCTGCTGCGGCGGTTACAGCCAGAGCAGAGCGGGCAGCCGGGCCAGAGAACAAAGGGGGCATCTGTCTGCACACAGGACCCACCGCCCGAGGCCCCAGCCCGGAGGGCCCCACCCAAAGATgatctttttccctttctgcaaTAATGCCTCAAATACACCCTCCTAAGAGGCCCATTTTAAGGGGTACTAAGCACTGTCAGGTCCCCAAATTAAGGAACCCCATGACAAAGCTGTCAGCACCTCCAGAGAAAGGAGTTTTTAGGACTAGAGTCTGGGAGAGCTGATGACTGGAAGGGGCTGGCAGGAGGGCCACCAGAGTCGCTACTGAAGATACTGCAGCAGGGAGTGGCCACCACCCACTGGAATCCATTAAGTCTTTCTGGGGATTTATTTTTCACTCTGGCCCGGAGCTGGCCACTGCCCAGCAATCAGCGGGCAGGCAGTGGAGAGGCCACCAACCCAGTGGTGTCCCCTTTTGCCAAACGGAGACCCTGAGCAGTCCCTCCCACTTTCCCTACAGTTTGGACCGGATTTCATTTAGAAAAGGGTCTCCTGGCCAAATAGGCTAAATAGACAGGTGTGGTCACCCTCCCAGTAGAGAATCTCACCGTATGGAAAACAAAAGCCAGGATCAGAGGGGGCTCCTGTCAccctgtttttgtttggttttaagtacatagaagaaaaagaaagcgcTAGTTTCAGAGtcagaaacctgggtttgactccGGGCTTCACTGGTAGCTTGCTCTGTGACCTTTGGTAGGTGATGTCCGCTCTCTGGGCCTGAGTGTCTTTGTCTGCCAAGGCACTGGATAGCTAGCGGGTCTCTCAGCATCCTTCCAGCGCCGGATCTGTTAGTCTAAGGTGGACTGGCCCTTTAAGAGCCGAAAAAAGGGGAGGAGCTGGgagtctttaaaaacaaaaggggATGGGGAATTTCTAGGAGGGGAGCTCTGGCATTAGGGGTGAAGCTCCAGAGCCTGGACGAAAGCTTCAGGGCTCTTAAGCCGTTGACCCCGCATAGAGAAACAGCCTCCTTTAAGAGCAAACGGGGAGGACTGGCTGGTCCCGCTATAGCTGACAAATTGTGGCAAAATTTCTTAAAAGATGGGAGGGGTAACGCGCGGATACAAGGGAAGTGAATGCCACTGTGGGCGAgcccatctctttaaaaactgCCCGCCCGTGGGGAAGGTAGTGATAGGTCCCCAAGAGGCGCAacccatgctctcttccagggagaacatagggaaaaaagaaaaaaggtgccCTTCTCTAGGCGAGGCCCCAGAGGAGAAGACAGCCCAACTTAGAGCAGCGGAGTCCCCAGCTCAGTTCTTCTGGAGGGAAGCCCCGGAAAGGGACCCAAGGTCTGGGCAGACTTTTTAAGAGACAGCCGGTTAAGGGAGACCACCTGGGAGTCTGAAAGAGAAAGGGACGGGGGACGCAAGTCCCAACAGCCTAGAGCGCGAGCCCCGCGGCGCCAGGCCAGGTCCTTTGGGGCCCCTCCAGCTCGGCCTCCGAGGCGGGGGCCGCGGGGCCCTTTAAGGGGGAGGGGATCCGCCCGAGCCCCGCAGGCCAACCCCGGGAGCTGGGCGGGGGGCTCCGCCGCTGGCGCTGCAGCCACAATCCGCGCCCGCCAGGTGGCGCCCCCGCCCGCCCTGCCCGCGTCCCCCGCTTTGTTCGGCGGCGAAGAGGGGCCCGGAGCCCGGAGCcgcagccctcccctcccccacgccGGGGCCCCCGCCCGAGCCGCCGGCCCCAGCCAGCTCTTACCGCCGTCGTCCTCCTCGGGTTCCGCGCTGCCGCTCGATCCGGCGGGCGGCAGCCATCGGCCCCGTGCCGAGGCCGCTGCTGGcccggggccgccgccgccgccgccgccgctccggCTCCGGTGGTCCCCGCCAGGCTCCATGCGCTGCGCTGCGGCGCGGGGCCCCGGGGCGGCAGGGCGCGGGGCCGCGGGGCCGGCGGCGGCCGGCGCGCGGCGCTCGGTGCGCGGGGCCCCGGGGCGCGGGGCGCATGCACAGGGCGGCCGGCAGCACGGACGGCAGGCTGCTCGCTCGGCGGCGCGGGCTGGACCGGGGTGGGGATTCCTGTCTGGGGCCCCTGGGGCTCCTTTAAGGGCTCCTGGGTAAATTTAAAGGGGCCGCGCGCTATTTCCTCCTGCCAGCTCgcggggggctggggggagtGTCGGGAGGCTAAGAGCCCGACCGAGGCTCCGTATCCGGCGCTCGCCGCGGACGTTAGGAGCACGGACCTCGCCGTCCTCGCGGGCCCGCGCTGCCGCCTGCGGGGCTCGGGTCCCGGCTTCTGGAGGGTCACCGAGGTGGCCAGGGGCGCAGCGTCCGTTGCGACGCGCTTCCACCCAGGCTCGGCTCGCAGCCACTGCCCCCTCGGGGCATGTCAGCGCCCGGCTTCCCGCACCCGCGCTGGCAGAGGGGGTCGCCCGGTGGGGAGGCCCGGGCCCCTGCCAGGGGCTGCCTCCCGCGCGAGCTCGGCGCGGGCCCCGGAGCGGACACGAATGGCAGGGGCCCCAGATGGCCGCGGCCCCGCGGAGAGGGTGGAGCCGCGGGGGCGGCCGCGCCCCCTCCCGGGGGAGCCGCCGGGGAGCGCTGAGAGCTCAGGCTTCAGCCCTGGAGGGCGGACGAGCCAAGCGCCCTCGGAGCTGGCCGGGGCGGGGACCGCGGCCTCGGAGATCGAGGCCGAAGAGAGGGGGCGCGCAGGAGACCGCGGAGAGCCGGCCGCGCCGAGGCCCGACGCCGCTGGGCGTTGGGGGCCCCAGGATGGAAGCCGGGAAGAGAGGGGTTGCGCCGCGGTCGTCTCTGGCTCCTACCCTCGCAGGCCTGGGGGTGGCAGACGCGGCCCTGGACCCTCTGGCCGGCACGAGGAGGCAAAGAACGCTGACCACGAGCGAGGTGTCGGCACCTGGGGACGCGCCCCACCACGGCTGGGAAGCGCTGGGGCTGACCCTGCGTGCGAGCCCCGGGATGCCTCGGAGCCCCCAGGTCCCGGGAAGCGGAGGAAAGGGGCCCTGAAAAGCAGCCAGGGGCTCGGCAGCCCGGGGTCCTTCCTCGAGGACCGGCTGGAGGAGCAGGTGCTTTCTTTGCCTGTGGTTGGTCGCCCACAACAAAGGCGATTCCTAGAGATCCAAATTACAGGGTGCGGGAGGCCGTGCAGGGTCTTATTATCTCGAGGTGGGTTTTATTCTCTTTTGGGGGGATGTGCCCAGCAATCCGTTAAAGTCACGCTTGACACACATTCCTTTGCTCACTccacacctactgtgtgccagcgtGCCCCTAGGCGCTGGGCAGACAGCAGGGAGCAAGACCCACAAGTCTGATACTGACTTAGCACCCACGGCTTATGAAAAGAAAACAGTCCCCTTGAGGAGCCATGGGAAATTCTAAATTACTTTCAGCACTGGAAGCCCGTCTTCAGAATGTGAAGAGGGGCTGGGAACTAAAATTTCTGTAGTGTCTAAAAGGTGGCTGTCACGGCGGGAGACGTCCCATCTCTTCCTCAGTCCCCATGATGACCTGCGAGAGACAGGCTATTCTGTCCACTGCTGGCCTTCCTGCGCTCCCTGACTTACACGAGGGCAGGGGCCCTGATGCTAATGCAGTGCCAGATGGGGCCATGTGATGGGGGATTCCCTCATTCACGCGTTCTTTACCTCTGCCAGGCCAGGGACACAAAGGTGAAATAAGACATGGACCTGGCCTTCACCTTTTCCTAagtatggtttttattttatattttttaaaaggtaaaaatttttatttatttgactgtgccaggtcttggttgcagcatgtgggatctagttcctcgaccagggatcgaacccccatcc includes:
- the ZFTA gene encoding zinc finger translocation-associated protein isoform X1, with product MEPGGDHRSRSGGGGGGGPGPAAASARGRWLPPAGSSGSAEPEEDDGGQDLQLEGGALGSWGSAPLPSSRARGPASSGRKYSDHCEARASRPGKSRIPGRDHRRYYHDHWRLEYLMDFNPARHGMVCMVCGSSLATLKLSTIKRHIRQKHPYSLHWSPREKEVISNSWDAHLGLGACGEAEGLGAQGPEEEEDDEEEEEEEGAGLQASLPKGPGKAPAGGGSRRQRRGGPGAPRARRGCLSASRRAGGSRGLGARRLERRLKESLQNWFRAECLMDYDPRGNRLVCMACGRALPSLQLDDIRAHVLEVHPSCLGLRGPQRRDPQRSAPLQAWGGQPEALSELTQSPPDDDLVPQDLTSKSRDPAPAAGAQSSQDLSPPDVKEEAGWVPERVPGPAGEEEPEGERVGAPGRSARGRDPRRHCPERWRLEYLLELDGGRRGLVCLACGGALASLKMSTIKRHIRRRHPGSARLGGPVGALIAQEWSEKAAHLLALGLPCPESPGDPAAPSTAAASEEGEGAEEEQPEEEEEEEWWGDVPLSPGEPSERQAEEEEDDEDGPDPGALAFPPPPPPPPPPPPPPRSREQRRNYQPRWRGEYLMDYDGSRRGLVCMVCGGALATLKVSTIKRHILQVHPFSMDFTPEERQTILEAYEEAALRCYGHEGFGPPAPAAPRDGGADLKAGAVCRA
- the ZFTA gene encoding zinc finger translocation-associated protein isoform X2, with translation MEPGGDHRSRSGGGGGGGPGPAAASARGRWLPPAGSSGSAEPEEDDGGQDLQLEGGALGSWGSAPLPSSRARGPASSGRKYSDHCEARASRPGKSRIPGRDHRRYYHDHWRLEYLMDFNPARHGMVCMVCGSSLATLKLSTIKRHIRQKHPYSLHWSPREKEVISNSWDAHLGLGACGEAEGLGAQGPEEEEDDEEEEEEEGAGLQASLPKGPDDDLVPQDLTSKSRDPAPAAGAQSSQDLSPPDVKEEAGWVPERVPGPAGEEEPEGERVGAPGRSARGRDPRRHCPERWRLEYLLELDGGRRGLVCLACGGALASLKMSTIKRHIRRRHPGSARLGGPVGALIAQEWSEKAAHLLALGLPCPESPGDPAAPSTAAASEEGEGAEEEQPEEEEEEEWWGDVPLSPGEPSERQAEEEEDDEDGPDPGALAFPPPPPPPPPPPPPPRSREQRRNYQPRWRGEYLMDYDGSRRGLVCMVCGGALATLKVSTIKRHILQVHPFSMDFTPEERQTILEAYEEAALRCYGHEGFGPPAPAAPRDGGADLKAGAVCRA